The window GGTTGATCGCCGCGGGCGTGTTGTCGCGGTCGTGGATCCGACCAAATCGCGACCACGACAACACGCCCGCGGCGATCATGAATTGCCGTGGGCGGGGCATGCCCGCGACGCCGGGGCATGGGTGGCAGAGTCGGCGGAGGTGCCGGGGTGTGCCTGCTTCCGCCTGACCAGTCGGCGCGGAACGCGGGACGAGATCTTGCGGAAGGCGTTGAGATGGATCGGACCGTGACGGCGGGCGCGGCGGGTACGGAACCGCTCGACCTGGCCACCGCGCTCGACCTGCTGCCGAAGGTCGAGCTGCACTGCCACATCGAGGGCACGATGCGGCCGGGAACGGTTCTCGACCTGGCCCACCAGCACGGGCTGGCGCTGCCAACGGAGAACCTCGATGAGCTGTACTCCTACAGCTCACTGAACGAGTTCCTGTCGATCTTCTGGCTGGTGCAGTCGACGCTGGGCGGACGCGACGACTGGGCCCGACTCGGCTACGAAAGTGTGGTCGACGCCGCCGCGCACGGCCGGGTCTACGCGGAGATGTTCTTCACCCCTGCCCGGCACCTCGACTCCGGGCAGCGCCTCGCCGACATCGTCGCCGGCCTCGCCGACGGGATCGCGGCGGCCGAGGCGGAGACCGGGGCGCGGGCGATGCTCATCGCCGACATCGACCGGGCGTTCGGCCCGGCACCCGGGCTCCAGATGGTGACCGAACTGGGCGAACTACGCCGTTCGGGCGCCCCGGGTATCGAGCGGGTTCTCGGCGTCGGAATGGACTCCACCGAGCTGGGGGTCGATCCGAAGTCGTTCGTGAAGGCGTACCGGGCGGCGGCCGGCGCCGGCTTCCGGCTGACCGGGCACCAGGGCGAGAACTCGCCGCCGTCGGCGATCGCCGAGGTCATCGACGTCCTGGGCGCCGAACGCGTGGACCACGGGCTCTCACTGGTGGACGACCCGGAGCTGGTGCGCCGCTTCGCCGCCGAGCGCATCCCGCTCACCGTCTGCCCGAACTCCAACATCCGCATCGCCAACGCGTTCCCCGCGCTGGCCGAGCACCCCTACCCGACGATGCGCGCCGCCGGCCTGCTGGCGACGCTCAACACCGACGACCCGGCGATGACCGACCTCGACCTCGGCTACGAATACGCCTCCGTCGCCGAGGCCTTCGACTACACCTTCGACGACATGGTCACCATCGCCCTCGACGGCGTCGAGGCCACCTGGCTCGACGCGGACGCCAAGCGCGCGCTGCGCGACCGCGTTACGCGGGCCGCCGAGGACCTACGTTCCCGACTGGCTGAGTAGCGTGGCGGCCGGCCGGCCAGCGGCGGCGGCCGCTCACGCCCTCAGCGGTGACTATCGGACACGGGCAACCGTGACGGCCGGCGCGGCCGAGGCGTCCTCATGCGCCGACCAGGCGAGCCCGAACACGACGATGATGATCACCAGGGTGATCATCATCAACGTCCTCACGGCGGCCAGCATCGGCCGCAGGAAGGTCAGGGACAGCGTCCAGAGTGTCCGGATGTGTCGAGTCAGCCCGACGGTAAATGCGATCAGTCCGAAGACGACGACGAGGCCCAGGACGATGCCAGGCCCCTGGTCCTGTGACTGCGCCGCCTGATAGGCGGCTGTCGCGAGATGAATACGACGCGAGGTGTTCACGATGATTTGAGCCCCCGAATGCTCCGTGCTTCCTTGTGTGCGTTGCACTGTTCCGTCCAACAGCGTGCCCGCCGGGATCACCGGCATCTTCTAGTTCGGCTCCATGCCTGCGCTCCAACCCGTGTTCAGACCACGACCAGATATGAGCAAAGCCGCGGACACTGAGCCGCCCACCAACTTTCGATTCGTGTCGATGAGCGACGTCACCAATGAGTACACAGGGCGAATACCCCCGCAGCCAGACGGTCAATTCCGCGCACGCGGCATCGTTGCTGGGAGAAGCCTGGTAGTTCCGGGTTGGGGCCATCATGATCCCAGCCGGAGTTCGACCGATCCGTCGAGAGCCCATCCCGTGTCCGCCACCACCGCACCGGGCAACGGTCAGCCTCCATCGCAGCGCAACCACTCGCTCAAGTGGGGCTCACTCTGAACGCAACCTCGGCAAGGCACATTGGGCTACCATGGACTCCACTGGGATCACCATGGAGGGGGGTGGTCGTGGCTCCCAGACCACGGCGAACTCCTCCGCCCTTGGCACGCCGCCTGAAGGCCCTGCGGACCGCAGGGCCACGCCAGCTGACGCAGTCGAGCCTGGCCAGGTTTCTGCATGTCGGCGAGTCGACGGTATCCAGCTACGAGACCGGCCAGGCCGCCCCCGGAGACGAGACGCTCCGGATCTACGCCACGTTCTTCGCGACCTCTCGATCCCAGTCCAACGGGCAGCTGCGCGTCCTGAACGAGGACGAGCTCTCCGGACCGGAGCGCGAGGAGCGGGACTCCCTCCTCGGCGAACTCCTGCGGCTTCGGGATGGCGCCTCGTCGAGCCGCGCGCAGGGGCGACGAGGCACCTGGGATTTCACGGACGACACCCCGGTCCGACTCGTCTGCGGCAAGATCCCCGCGGGGGACGTCTCCAGCCTTGCCGAGCCGACGAACCCCAATTTCACGAAGCTGCTCACCTACGCGGACCTCGACGCGATGGTGGAGCTCTTCGGCCACATCCGCGCCGAGAACCCGTCGACCGACGTCCGCTTCATGCAGCCCGACGACATGTCGGACGCCGACCTCTCGTATCATGTAGTCGTCCTCGGCGGCCTCGGCTGGAACCAGACGACCGGATCCTTCCTGGCGCTTCTCGACGACCTACCCGTTCAGCAGGTCGACAGCGATGATTTCCCAGACGGCGAGTTCTTCACCGTCAAGATCGACGACGGAGAGCCGCGGCGTTACGTTCCACAGAAATCCAGGAACGCGGCCTTCGGCCTCGTGGAGGACGTGGGTTTCTTCGCTCGCTACCCAAACCCCTACAACTCGGCGACGACCTTGACCATCTGCAACGGCGTACATTCACGCGGCGTCCTCGGAGCCGTTCGGCTTCTTACCAATCCATCGCTGAGCGGTCGCAACGAGGAGTACCTCGCCACGCGCTTTCAGGACGCACTCAAGTACGTCGTTCTCTTCCGCGTCCCGATTAATAACGGAAAGACGGTGACACCCGAGATAGGCAACCCAAGGAACCGGCTCTTCGAGTGGTCTGACTTAGGGTGACCGGCCCGCGACAATCAGGCGGGAGCCGGTTTGCCCTTTCGCTGGGCCATGGTCATTCGCTGGGCCATGGTGAGCGGCACACTGGGCCGGACCACCGCGCCCCGGAGACGGGTCAGGGATCTCGCGAGACCCTCGGGTCGCGTGGACGGCAGAGGGTTCGGGACGCGATCGCAGGCAGCCGCGCCGCCACGACGGGTGCCAGCGTCCGCCAGTTTCCGGACCATCTCGAGTTCCTCAAGGTCTACCAGCCGGACACCGACAGCGCGCCGGACCTACTGGACGCAGTGATCGTCCCGACCGTGAGGCCGGCACGCTTCCTCGACGAGGCGGCCACGATGGCATCCGGCTGCAGCCGGCGTCTGATCGTCCTGTGCAGCAGGGAGGCACGGGCCAGCGAGGTACTGGAGCGTCTCAGCGGCGCCAAGATCGACGTTGTCGCCATCGACATCCCGCCCGGTTACTGGCATGAGACGTTCGATTTCTCGACCGCGGCGGAGGTCTTCATGCGGCTTTCACCGGTGCCGGTACCGCGCGATCTCAGCCTCAAGCGAAATCTCGGGCTTCTCATGGCCCGCCTCGCCGGCTGGAAGAAGGTCGTCTTCATGGACGACGACATCTACGGTATCGAGCCGGGCGGTCTCCTCCGTGCCAGCGCCGCCTTGGACTCGAATCCGATATCCTGTTTCCTCGTCGAGGCCGGCGACGCGGTACACGACCGCCTGCCGACCGAGGACAACTCGGCCGTCTGCCATGCGCTGCGTCTCGCCGGCCGCAAGCAGAACGTCTATGCGAGCGGCTCCGCACTCGGCGTGAACTGTTTCGAGGATCTTTCTTTCTTTCCCAACATCTACAACGAGGACTGGTTCTTCATGCTGCGCGAGACCGAGCGCGCCGCCATCACGCGCGTCGGCTTCGTCAAACAGCGAGAATACAACCCCTACATCGCCGCCCGCGCCCGTTACGAAGAATTCGGCGACGTGCTCGCCGAAGGGCTTCTCGCACACCTGCACCTGGGGATATCGAAACAGCCGGACGTTCGGTACTGGCAACAGTTCCTCGAGGCCAGGCGCGTTCTCCTCCGCGAGATACGCGCGGGTCTTCAGAAGAGCGAGAGCCAATACGCCGCGTCGGCCACGAAGGCGATCAAAGCTTCGCAGAGACAGTTGAGGCTGGTCACCCCGGACGCCTGTGTCGAATATCTCAAGAACTTCGAGAGGGACCGACGCGCCTGGGGACGGCGGCTGGACGCCCTGCCACCGCCCACCCTCGATCTGGAGCAGGCGCTCAGCGACCTGCATCTGCGCTAGCCCCTCCGCCTGCGCGACGCGCCAGGACCCGCACGGCGGGGCACCGGCGAGACGGCCTGGCCCTGTAGGTACGATGACGCAGTCATGACGATCAACGGTGATCCGAGTGATCTGTGGGTACGTGTGATCTATGGGTACAGAGCAGAGCGACGGGGGCGCCGTGGGGCTCGTTGTGGATGTACCGACCGGTCCGGTGCAGCAGACGCGCCCACCGCTCGACTGCGGCCGGCCGGGCGGTGACCTGGCGAGCATGTGGTCCGTCCAGACCCTGAAGAAGGACGACTGGTCCCTGCTCAAGGACGTGCGCATCCGGTCCCTCGACACCGCAGCCGACGTCCTGGCCGGTGACCTGGCGACGTTTCTGGACTTTCAGGCGCATCGGTGGCGGGACCAGATCCGCCACCGCGAGTGGTTCGTCGTTCGCGAGGCGGGTCGGCCGATCGCGGTCGCCGCACTCAACAAGAGCGCTCTCACCGATCCAGGTGAGTGCGCTGTGATTCAACAGCCACATGCCCACATCGAGTCGATGTGGGTGGAGCCGCACCTCCGCAGGAGCGGCATCGCGAGCAAGCTCGTGATAGCAGCCATAGAAGAAGTGGAAAAAGAGGTCAATAAAAGCCGGCTCATTGGCCTCTGGGTTTTCGAAAATAACAGAAACGCCGCCGATGCCTTCGGGTCCATGGGCTTTAAGCGCAGCGGCCAGTATTGCCAGGAGTACCTCGGCGAATCAGAACAGGAACGCCAACGCCCGCCACGTCGCGAATATCACATGCATCTGGACCTCGGTGGACAGGGCGTCGCGAGTCTTCGGAAACGCAGCAGGAAGACCTGAGCAGGCACGCGGCACATTCCCGGCTCCATACGACGGGGCGACTATCGGTTTCGATGAGCCGACGCGTTCGTCTGCGCGACCTCAGGCACATGATCATCGGCGAGACCGAGTGTGAGTGACACCTCGACTGTTGGCGATTCTCCCATTAGCCTTCTAGCCATCGCACCAGTTCATGGCCATCGATCAGATCCTTTCGGGCCACTCGAAAATCCGGACTTCTTCATCATGAAGATCCGGCGTGATAGTCCGGCCCCTCAGCACTCGCACGCGCATGAGAATGCCAAATTCCTTGGAGTCGCCGAACCTGTCCTGGATGTAACGTTCGTTACGTTCCTTCAGATTCCCATCGGTGAGACACCGCACCGAACCCAGCACTCCCCTGGAGTACACGCCGTTGCAGATCGTCAGCGTGCGTGCCCGGTTATACGGATTTGGGGTCCTGACCAGAAGACCGACGTCGTCCCGTAGACCGAAGTCAAGGTCCCCAGAAATGGTCGGAACAACTTTCTCCCGGATGCCTTCCCGGTGGATGACGAAGATTTCCCCTTCGGGATACTCCTCGTCCTCGATCTGCTCGACCGGGAAATCCACCTGACGGCGGTACCAATCCACCGCCTGGTTCCAGCCGAGGCCCCCTAAGAGCACCAGGTGACCGGACATGTCGTCCGACACGACGGCCGACGAGGTCCGGAACCGGACGTCCGAGAGCGGATTCTCCGCCCGGATGTGACCGAACAACTCGACGAGCGAGTCGAGGTCCGCGTAGGCGAGGAGCTCGGTGTAGTTGAGGTTCTTCGTGGACGTGAGATCGGAACGGACCGTCTCCGGCAGGAGGCCGCACACGATCCGTACGTGCGCTCCATCGCCAAAGCGCCAGGTTCCACGGGGAGCATCGGCGCGCGCCGTCGACCCCTTCGAGTCGGGCGCCGCCACGTCCTTCAAGAAGGTGGTCAGCTGCGCCAATAACGCGTCCCGCCCCGCGCGCTCCTCGGGAGTGACCTCCTCCTCGTCGGCCACCCGCGCCTTCCCGTTCTTGTCCGAGCGGGGCGCGGAGTAGACCGCCGCGTACTGCTCCAGTCTTCTGATCGGGATGCCACGCGCGGTGTTCTCGTCGGAGGACACGGTCGCCACCGAGACGCCAAGGACGCTGGCGACCTACGGTTGTGTCAGGCGGGCTTCCTGGCGCAACTCGCGGAGACGACGGGCCAACGCCGAGTTCGACTCCATCACCGGCCCTTCACCCCTTCGGTGTCGACACCGAATTTCAAGAAGATCACAAATGTCGATGTATGGGAAGCGTACCAGGAGGTCGCCACAGACGGCTAAGTTGAGTAGGTGCGCGCTTCCGGGGAGTCACTAGCACCAGATTCGCCTTCCCCGCAGGCTTCGTCGGCATGTTGGTTCTACAGTGTGAGTAACTGGATCGCCTTGAGTTCAGCGAATTCCTTCAGAGATACAGCGGGATTTACTGAACTTCACCAGACGCGACGGAGGTGAGCCTCAAAGAAGCCACGGATGCTTCGGGAGCGCACAGCAGAACACCCCCGGTCTCGTTTGCGGCGAAGTACCGGGGGCGCTCTGTCTCACCCAGGCGGGCTCGGCCCGCCGTCTTTGCGTCACCTCAGCACGGTGCCATCGACCGCCGTAGTGCCACCTACAGCGGCGTCACACCTTTGATGCCAGAAGGCGTCGTACCGCGCGGTAACGCGAGTCCGAACGGGGAGCAATGCCCGCAAAGAACACAGTAGCTCTTGCCCAACAGGCCGTAAATGCCCAGGTAGCCGGGCCCGACGGCCAGGACGGCTCACCCGTCCTGGTTATCGTCGCGGCGGTCGGACTGACTGTCATGATGAGTGCGCTAACCCAGCACATTCGCCGACTCCGGACCCTCGCGTAGGAACTTCTCCGGTTGATGATGACGGCGGTCAGGACTCTGGTGCTGACGCCATTGGTCACGATCTTGATCGTCGTCGGGATCGTCGATCGCCCCACGACGGTGTCTCGGCGCAGCCTCTCGCGCGACCGCCGCACACTCCATCCAGGCCATCTCGCCACACGCACTGCGGTGAGCGAAGACCACCTTCCCTACAGGTCCATAGGATGGCCGCCTCGCCACGGGGCGGCCATCCGCGTGTCTGGCCCAATTCCGTTCACCCAGCCGACCGCGGAATTCAGCGAGCTTCAGCCACCAGGCATGGCGGCGGGCCGCGTCTTCAGCGGTTCAGCTGCGGCGGCCTCCCAGTTTCATGACGACCGCGCGGTCGAGATCCGCAGCGGCCAAGCCGGCCTCGTCCAACAACCCCGCGTCCAGCGCTCGCAGCACGTGCCCGGCCAGCGCCCGGGCGGTAGCCGGCTCATCCGCCACGGCCCCCGCGAACCGGGCCTCCGCATAGGCCGCGAGCCGGGCAAGCGCGGTCGGCAGGCCAGCGAGCAGGTTCGCGGCCACAGCAGCATGCCGGCTTACGAGCTGCGCCGGGTGCAGGTCCCACCCCTGATACAGGCCACGCCGCCAGGCCCGGCTGACGAGCCCGGCGTGCCGGCGCCAGGCGGCCCATACCGCGTCCGTCGACCCGACGGGCAGCAGGTTGGACGAGCCGTCGGCGACGCGGATCCCCGTCCCCGCGGTCACCAGCTGCATGAGTGTCGTGGCGTACTCGACGGCCGGGTGGTCGCTGGCCTGGTTCTCGGCGGCGATCCCGAGCGCGGCCGAGTAGTCGTAGGTGCCCACGTGCAGCCCGGTGACCCGGCCGAGGCCGGCGTCGACCAGCGCTGGCAGTGCGAGCACGGCCGCCGGGGTCTCGATCTGCAGCTCGATGGCCGGCGGGCGCAGGTCGATCCGGGGCACCAGCTCGTCGAGGACGGCGAGGAAGACGCCGACCTGTTCCGGCGCGCTGACCTTCGGCAGGGTGATCACCAGGCCGGGCGGGCCGCCGTCGTCGCCGGCGAGCGCGGTGAGAAAGAGGTCGAGGCTGCGCAGGCCGCGGTCACGCACCGCCGGGTCCAGCGACTTGGGGCGCAGCCCGTAGCTGTCCGGCAGCGCCCCGGCCGCCGAGGCCAGCCGCAGCGCCTCAGCGGCGGCGATGGCGTGCTCGTCCTCCACGTCGTCCGGGCGGATGCCGTAACCGTCCTCAAGATCGACGCGCAGATCCTGGATGGGTTCCATGGACAGGGTGCGCAGCACGTGGGCGTACACGCGCTCGGCCAGCGCAGGGTCCGCTTCGCCCGCCCGGCCGGCCGCGCCACCGGCCCCCCCGAGGCCGGCTCCCCCGAGGCCGATCCCGCCGAGGCCGGTCGCCTCGGCGAGGTCGGCGGGCGAGGGCGCGTGCTCCGCGAGCGCCTCGCGAGCGTTTTCTCCCCATTCGAGCACGACGTCGGGGTGAAGCCGCTCGGCCGACACGTAGCAGGTGTGCACCGGCTGGCGCGTGCCGGGATCGCCGGGGTGGCGCGCCGCGAGCGCCGCGTCCACCGGCGCCAGTGCGGCGGTCAGCCGGCCG of the Pseudofrankia saprophytica genome contains:
- the add gene encoding adenosine deaminase, with protein sequence MDRTVTAGAAGTEPLDLATALDLLPKVELHCHIEGTMRPGTVLDLAHQHGLALPTENLDELYSYSSLNEFLSIFWLVQSTLGGRDDWARLGYESVVDAAAHGRVYAEMFFTPARHLDSGQRLADIVAGLADGIAAAEAETGARAMLIADIDRAFGPAPGLQMVTELGELRRSGAPGIERVLGVGMDSTELGVDPKSFVKAYRAAAGAGFRLTGHQGENSPPSAIAEVIDVLGAERVDHGLSLVDDPELVRRFAAERIPLTVCPNSNIRIANAFPALAEHPYPTMRAAGLLATLNTDDPAMTDLDLGYEYASVAEAFDYTFDDMVTIALDGVEATWLDADAKRALRDRVTRAAEDLRSRLAE
- a CDS encoding helix-turn-helix domain-containing protein is translated as MARRLKALRTAGPRQLTQSSLARFLHVGESTVSSYETGQAAPGDETLRIYATFFATSRSQSNGQLRVLNEDELSGPEREERDSLLGELLRLRDGASSSRAQGRRGTWDFTDDTPVRLVCGKIPAGDVSSLAEPTNPNFTKLLTYADLDAMVELFGHIRAENPSTDVRFMQPDDMSDADLSYHVVVLGGLGWNQTTGSFLALLDDLPVQQVDSDDFPDGEFFTVKIDDGEPRRYVPQKSRNAAFGLVEDVGFFARYPNPYNSATTLTICNGVHSRGVLGAVRLLTNPSLSGRNEEYLATRFQDALKYVVLFRVPINNGKTVTPEIGNPRNRLFEWSDLG
- a CDS encoding glycosyltransferase, whose translation is MTGPRQSGGSRFALSLGHGHSLGHGERHTGPDHRAPETGQGSRETLGSRGRQRVRDAIAGSRAATTGASVRQFPDHLEFLKVYQPDTDSAPDLLDAVIVPTVRPARFLDEAATMASGCSRRLIVLCSREARASEVLERLSGAKIDVVAIDIPPGYWHETFDFSTAAEVFMRLSPVPVPRDLSLKRNLGLLMARLAGWKKVVFMDDDIYGIEPGGLLRASAALDSNPISCFLVEAGDAVHDRLPTEDNSAVCHALRLAGRKQNVYASGSALGVNCFEDLSFFPNIYNEDWFFMLRETERAAITRVGFVKQREYNPYIAARARYEEFGDVLAEGLLAHLHLGISKQPDVRYWQQFLEARRVLLREIRAGLQKSESQYAASATKAIKASQRQLRLVTPDACVEYLKNFERDRRAWGRRLDALPPPTLDLEQALSDLHLR
- a CDS encoding GNAT family N-acetyltransferase; translated protein: MGTEQSDGGAVGLVVDVPTGPVQQTRPPLDCGRPGGDLASMWSVQTLKKDDWSLLKDVRIRSLDTAADVLAGDLATFLDFQAHRWRDQIRHREWFVVREAGRPIAVAALNKSALTDPGECAVIQQPHAHIESMWVEPHLRRSGIASKLVIAAIEEVEKEVNKSRLIGLWVFENNRNAADAFGSMGFKRSGQYCQEYLGESEQERQRPPRREYHMHLDLGGQGVASLRKRSRKT
- a CDS encoding DUF6986 family protein translates to MPTLSEHLLGRLTAALAPVDAALAARHPGDPGTRQPVHTCYVSAERLHPDVVLEWGENAREALAEHAPSPADLAEATGLGGIGLGGAGLGGAGGAAGRAGEADPALAERVYAHVLRTLSMEPIQDLRVDLEDGYGIRPDDVEDEHAIAAAEALRLASAAGALPDSYGLRPKSLDPAVRDRGLRSLDLFLTALAGDDGGPPGLVITLPKVSAPEQVGVFLAVLDELVPRIDLRPPAIELQIETPAAVLALPALVDAGLGRVTGLHVGTYDYSAALGIAAENQASDHPAVEYATTLMQLVTAGTGIRVADGSSNLLPVGSTDAVWAAWRRHAGLVSRAWRRGLYQGWDLHPAQLVSRHAAVAANLLAGLPTALARLAAYAEARFAGAVADEPATARALAGHVLRALDAGLLDEAGLAAADLDRAVVMKLGGRRS